The Pseudomonadota bacterium nucleotide sequence TACAGGGCGGGGACAGAAAATGTACCGGGGATTGTCGGTTCCGGTAAGGCTGCCCAAATTGCAATGGAAGAAGTAGGTGAAAAGTTAGAAAGATTGACAAGGTTATCAAGAAGGTTATGGGATGGGCTTTCATCATCCATAGAATATATACATTTCACAGGTCATCCGAATATAAGGTTGCCAGGTCATGCAAGTTTCTGGATTGAGTTTGTTGAAGGGGAATCCTTGCTCTTATGGCTCAACCTGAACGGGATTGCTTCAGCAAGCGGGAGTGCTTGTGCTTCGAATATGATGGCAGCCGACGAAACAGGATTGAAGGCATCCCACGTGCTCACTGCAGTGGGCGTACCACCGGAGATATGCAGCGGTTCTATTTCTTTTTCTCTTGGGAAGGATAACACAATGGAAGAAGTGGAGTATGTCCTTTCTGTCATACCGGGTATAGTAAAGCGGCTGATGGAAATGTCGCCTCTTTATGAGAAAGCCAGGAAGCCAGGAAGATAAGTATCAAAAAGGAGGTATAAGATGGCAAAAGGCCCTTACAGCGACAAAGTAATGGACCATTTTATGAACCCGCGGAACATGGGCGAAATAGAGGAGGCTGATGGTGTCGGAGAGGTAGGGAATCCGGCCTGTGGTGATGTTATGAAGCTCTATCTGAAAATCGAGGGCGATAGAATAGTAGATGCTAAATTCAAGACCTTCGGGTGCGGTGCGGCAATTGCATCAAGCAGTATGACAACTGAACTTATAAAAGGCAA carries:
- the nifU gene encoding Fe-S cluster assembly scaffold protein NifU, encoding MAKGPYSDKVMDHFMNPRNMGEIEEADGVGEVGNPACGDVMKLYLKIEGDRIVDAKFKTFGCGAAIASSSMTTELIKGKTIDEALSISNEAVAEALGGLPPAKQHCSVLAEEALKVAIEDYKKKKGQG